One segment of Rubripirellula amarantea DNA contains the following:
- a CDS encoding beta-ketoacyl-[acyl-carrier-protein] synthase family protein, with protein MRRRVVITGIGMINPMGHDAETVWSGLKEGKSGVAKTTLFDASGFPTKISAEVKNWDITDAGEPAELWQNRGRHTKFAIGAAKQAVADSGVMDSIKNPVRFGVYMGSGEGNQDFTTFSKMMAAALADGSYDASKFIGAGLELLDPAKELEQEPNMPAAHLATMFNAQGPNLNCLTACAASSQAVGEATEIIRRGDADVMLAGGTHSMIHPFGVTGFNLLTALSENNDDPTKASRPFDRLRDGFVLGEGSAMVILEELESAKARGATIYGEVAGYGTTADAYRITDIPPDGHGGIAAMRMSIADAGLNPSDINYVNAHGTSTTVNDKVETLACKEVFGENAAKTPVSSTKSMMGHLIAAAGVTEMIVCLMAMRDSVLPPTINYENPDPLCDLDYVPNVAREASIKYALNNSFGFGGQNVTLCLSRFE; from the coding sequence ATGCGTCGTCGCGTCGTCATCACTGGTATCGGCATGATTAACCCTATGGGGCATGACGCCGAAACGGTTTGGTCAGGTCTAAAGGAAGGTAAGAGCGGTGTTGCTAAAACGACACTGTTTGACGCCAGCGGATTTCCCACCAAAATCAGCGCCGAGGTAAAGAACTGGGACATTACCGATGCTGGTGAACCCGCCGAGCTTTGGCAAAATCGAGGTCGGCATACTAAGTTTGCGATCGGTGCTGCCAAGCAAGCGGTCGCCGATAGTGGCGTGATGGATTCGATCAAGAACCCAGTTCGTTTCGGCGTCTACATGGGCAGCGGCGAAGGTAACCAAGACTTCACCACGTTCAGCAAAATGATGGCTGCGGCATTAGCCGATGGGTCCTACGACGCGTCGAAGTTTATCGGCGCGGGCTTGGAACTACTCGATCCGGCCAAGGAACTTGAACAAGAACCCAATATGCCGGCGGCGCACTTGGCGACCATGTTTAACGCTCAAGGACCCAACCTCAATTGCTTGACCGCATGTGCCGCTAGCAGCCAAGCGGTAGGCGAAGCCACCGAAATTATCCGCCGTGGCGATGCCGATGTGATGTTGGCGGGAGGCACCCACAGCATGATTCACCCGTTTGGTGTAACGGGATTCAACTTGCTGACCGCTTTGAGTGAAAACAACGACGATCCAACCAAGGCGAGCCGCCCCTTCGATCGTTTGCGTGATGGCTTTGTGCTTGGTGAGGGTTCCGCGATGGTAATCCTGGAAGAACTGGAATCCGCTAAAGCTCGCGGTGCCACGATCTACGGCGAAGTCGCTGGTTACGGCACGACGGCCGATGCCTACCGTATCACCGACATCCCGCCCGATGGCCATGGTGGGATTGCAGCGATGCGAATGTCGATTGCCGACGCGGGCCTCAATCCATCCGACATCAACTACGTTAACGCTCACGGAACTAGTACCACTGTTAATGACAAAGTGGAAACTTTGGCCTGCAAAGAAGTTTTTGGTGAAAACGCTGCCAAGACTCCTGTCAGTAGTACGAAGAGCATGATGGGACATTTGATCGCTGCGGCTGGCGTGACCGAGATGATCGTTTGCTTGATGGCAATGCGTGATTCCGTATTGCCACCTACGATCAATTACGAAAATCCCGATCCCCTATGTGACCTCGATTACGTTCCAAACGTGGCGCGTGAGGCATCGATCAAGTACGCGCTTAACAACAGCTTCGGTTTCGGTGGTCAAAACGTGACGCTTTGCTTGTCGCGATTCGAGTAG
- a CDS encoding response regulator yields the protein MTKTLLDCGNCGPDFNSIRQMVKTNFGASVIQSHGTEDTLQILREKKIDLVTVNRKLDRDYTDGMEVIRAIKADPEVGSVPVMLVTNYEEHQEAAIKEGCVRGFGKLSVSDDSTRQLLEPFLANNQGQTDRQRKTQSNPQS from the coding sequence ATGACAAAGACACTCCTTGACTGCGGCAACTGCGGTCCTGATTTCAATTCGATTCGACAAATGGTGAAGACCAACTTCGGCGCTTCGGTGATTCAATCACACGGGACCGAGGATACGCTTCAGATTTTGCGTGAAAAGAAAATCGACTTGGTCACCGTGAACCGAAAACTCGATCGTGACTACACCGATGGAATGGAGGTCATCCGAGCCATCAAAGCTGACCCAGAAGTCGGGTCAGTTCCGGTGATGTTGGTCACTAACTACGAGGAACACCAGGAAGCCGCGATCAAGGAAGGTTGTGTTCGGGGTTTTGGCAAATTGTCGGTCAGTGATGATTCAACCCGACAATTGCTAGAGCCATTCTTGGCCAACAATCAAGGTCAAACCGATCGCCAACGAAAGACGCAAAGCAATCCGCAATCGTGA
- a CDS encoding 3-hydroxyacyl-ACP dehydratase FabZ family protein → MRWFWVDRFTEFVSGSHARGIKNITLAEEVVDKYCPGFPMLPPTLIIEGMAQLGGILVAEHFKFEKRVVLAKVGDAKFHLPARTGDQLSYHVKLDAVGDQGATVTTQSHCGDQLQAEINLMFAFLEEGRFTDGPLFAPGDLEAMLRMMNFFHVAVDADGKPVPIYDNL, encoded by the coding sequence ATGCGTTGGTTTTGGGTTGATCGGTTTACGGAATTTGTCAGCGGTTCGCACGCGCGCGGGATTAAGAACATCACGCTCGCCGAGGAAGTCGTTGACAAGTATTGCCCCGGCTTTCCCATGCTTCCACCAACGTTGATTATCGAAGGCATGGCACAACTTGGCGGAATCTTAGTTGCCGAGCATTTCAAGTTTGAAAAACGTGTCGTGTTGGCAAAGGTGGGTGATGCCAAGTTTCACTTGCCCGCGCGGACCGGCGATCAACTCAGCTACCACGTCAAACTTGACGCCGTTGGTGATCAAGGTGCGACCGTGACAACGCAAAGCCATTGCGGCGATCAGTTGCAAGCAGAAATAAATTTGATGTTTGCCTTTCTGGAAGAAGGTCGATTCACCGATGGTCCCCTGTTTGCCCCTGGGGACCTCGAGGCAATGCTGCGGATGATGAATTTCTTCCACGTCGCCGTCGATGCCGATGGCAAACCCGTTCCGATCTACGACAATTTGTAG
- a CDS encoding acyl carrier protein codes for MALSQDEIFEKVQEALEDALGVDNDEVVKEATLVGDLGAESIDFLDIVFKLEKTFDITIPREELSPEDILTNSQYVQDGVVTAEGMAELKRRMPWANLSEFEKNPRVQDFGNLLTVGDLCNYVETKIG; via the coding sequence ATGGCTTTATCGCAAGACGAAATTTTTGAAAAGGTCCAAGAGGCCCTTGAAGACGCCCTGGGTGTGGATAACGACGAAGTGGTCAAAGAAGCGACCTTGGTCGGTGACCTGGGTGCCGAATCGATCGACTTCTTGGATATCGTGTTCAAGTTGGAAAAGACTTTCGACATCACGATCCCTCGCGAAGAATTGTCGCCTGAAGACATTTTGACCAACAGCCAGTACGTTCAAGACGGTGTCGTCACCGCCGAAGGCATGGCCGAACTGAAACGACGTATGCCCTGGGCCAACCTCAGCGAGTTCGAAAAGAACCCACGCGTTCAAGACTTCGGCAACTTGTTGACCGTCGGCGATTTGTGCAACTACGTCGAAACCAAGATTGGCTAG
- a CDS encoding 3-hydroxyacyl-ACP dehydratase FabZ family protein, with protein sequence MKYRQLDKITSLEPGKRITAERTLRADEEYLLDHFPRFPVMPGVMMLEALHQAAIWLIRSGDDFQTPLVLLREVRGVKFGDFLAPHEKLEITAEAIKTDGNFVTVKATAQKEGRVTVTARLILEKCKTPDPARLETDEDVRRRTEEQFHELFGAGLAEI encoded by the coding sequence ATGAAGTACCGACAACTCGACAAAATCACCTCGCTTGAACCTGGTAAACGGATCACCGCAGAGCGGACGCTGCGCGCCGATGAAGAGTACCTTTTGGACCACTTCCCGCGTTTTCCCGTGATGCCCGGCGTGATGATGCTCGAAGCCCTTCACCAGGCGGCAATCTGGCTGATTCGCTCTGGCGACGACTTCCAAACGCCCTTAGTTTTGCTTCGCGAGGTCCGCGGGGTCAAATTTGGTGACTTCCTGGCTCCCCACGAGAAGCTCGAGATCACTGCCGAGGCCATTAAGACGGACGGCAATTTCGTTACCGTCAAAGCCACGGCGCAAAAAGAGGGCCGAGTGACCGTGACCGCCCGACTAATTCTGGAAAAATGCAAGACTCCGGATCCCGCTCGCCTGGAAACGGATGAGGATGTCCGTCGGCGAACCGAGGAACAATTTCATGAGCTTTTTGGGGCTGGCTTAGCCGAGATTTAG
- a CDS encoding PQQ-binding-like beta-propeller repeat protein: MKIKDLSAWAMIVGASVLGSIFTVLIGGVSTAKDHSRVTPHAIPQESSVATTLIATKSETKTSPEDVRTSGGDWPQWGGTYERNNVPGVTGLPQTWNIGKFDRRTGDWDKAKAENIRWYSSLGSQTYGNPVVADGRVFVGTNNGAGYLKRYPANVDLGCLLAFDEKNGDFLWQHSSEKLITGRVHDWPLQGVCCAPLVEGDRLWFVTNRGEVRCLDTNGFHDGEDDGPVKDEPANVASIMNAGPGAAAHKETLEALAEGKLSDAAKQTLAEAGEALQGDAEVKTVAEGKAWSVTGNFGGVDRTLSVKSIGPNLKFIKSLGVADKRDADVIWVYDMMGPEMGVSQHNMCSCSVTSYGDLLFVNTSNGLDESHINLPAPEAPSFICMDKNTGEVLWTDSSPGRNILHGQWSSPAIGVFNDVPQALFAGGDGILYSFRADRGDNGKPELLWKFDCNPKTTIWRLGGEGTRNNLIATPVVYDGRVYIAVGQDPEHGEGEGHLWCIDPNMRGDISPTLAMKLEDGKRTPIPHKRIQAVVGEQGEIEVDNPNSGAIWHYSFIDANEDGEPQFEEEMHRSIGTCAIKDDVLYIADFSGLLHCLDAKGTDDGKPILHFTYDMLAQSWGSPLIADGHVYMGDEDGDVAIFEFGKDNNEPIDEINMGSSVYSTPVAANGTIFISTKDKLFAITENE; this comes from the coding sequence ATGAAAATCAAAGACCTTTCCGCTTGGGCGATGATCGTTGGTGCCTCCGTCCTCGGTAGCATCTTCACGGTGTTGATCGGCGGCGTATCGACGGCGAAGGATCACTCGCGCGTGACCCCCCATGCGATTCCGCAAGAATCCTCAGTCGCGACAACCTTGATTGCGACAAAATCGGAAACCAAGACTTCACCCGAGGACGTCCGCACTAGCGGCGGCGATTGGCCTCAGTGGGGTGGCACTTACGAACGCAATAATGTTCCTGGCGTGACCGGGTTGCCTCAGACTTGGAACATTGGCAAATTCGATCGCCGCACCGGCGACTGGGACAAAGCCAAAGCCGAGAACATTCGTTGGTATTCCAGTCTTGGAAGTCAAACCTATGGCAACCCTGTTGTTGCCGATGGTCGAGTGTTTGTAGGAACCAACAACGGTGCCGGATACCTGAAACGTTACCCGGCCAACGTTGACCTGGGTTGCTTGTTGGCGTTCGACGAAAAGAACGGCGATTTCCTTTGGCAACACAGCAGCGAGAAGTTGATCACCGGACGTGTTCACGATTGGCCATTGCAAGGCGTATGCTGCGCTCCGTTGGTCGAAGGCGATCGCCTTTGGTTTGTTACCAATCGTGGCGAGGTACGTTGCCTGGACACCAATGGTTTCCATGACGGTGAAGACGACGGCCCGGTCAAAGATGAACCAGCAAACGTAGCGTCGATCATGAACGCCGGCCCCGGTGCCGCAGCTCACAAGGAAACACTCGAAGCGTTGGCCGAGGGCAAGTTGTCCGATGCCGCTAAACAAACCCTTGCCGAAGCGGGCGAAGCTCTGCAAGGCGATGCAGAAGTTAAGACGGTTGCCGAAGGCAAAGCTTGGTCAGTGACCGGCAACTTCGGCGGCGTTGACCGAACGCTTTCGGTCAAGTCGATTGGTCCGAACCTGAAGTTCATCAAGTCCCTTGGCGTTGCCGACAAGCGAGATGCCGACGTGATTTGGGTCTACGACATGATGGGTCCCGAAATGGGCGTCAGCCAGCACAACATGTGTTCCTGCAGCGTGACCAGCTATGGCGATCTGTTGTTCGTGAACACGTCCAACGGACTCGACGAATCTCACATCAACCTGCCCGCGCCTGAAGCTCCTAGTTTCATTTGCATGGACAAGAACACTGGCGAAGTGCTTTGGACCGATTCATCGCCGGGTCGCAATATTTTGCACGGCCAATGGTCGAGTCCTGCGATCGGCGTTTTCAACGACGTTCCTCAAGCTCTTTTTGCTGGTGGTGACGGAATCCTTTACAGTTTCCGTGCTGACCGTGGTGACAACGGAAAGCCCGAATTGCTTTGGAAGTTTGACTGCAATCCCAAGACGACCATCTGGCGTTTGGGTGGTGAAGGCACTCGCAACAACTTGATCGCGACCCCCGTTGTCTACGATGGACGCGTCTATATTGCCGTGGGTCAGGATCCCGAACATGGCGAAGGCGAAGGTCACTTGTGGTGCATCGACCCGAACATGCGGGGTGACATATCACCGACGCTTGCAATGAAGTTGGAAGATGGCAAACGAACACCGATTCCTCACAAGCGAATCCAAGCCGTCGTTGGTGAGCAGGGTGAAATCGAAGTCGACAACCCGAACTCCGGTGCGATCTGGCATTACTCGTTCATCGATGCAAACGAAGATGGGGAACCTCAGTTCGAAGAAGAGATGCATCGCTCGATCGGGACCTGTGCCATCAAGGACGACGTTCTATACATCGCCGACTTCTCTGGACTCTTGCATTGTCTCGATGCCAAGGGAACCGACGATGGCAAACCAATCTTGCATTTCACTTACGACATGCTTGCTCAAAGTTGGGGCAGCCCGTTGATTGCCGACGGCCATGTTTACATGGGTGACGAAGATGGTGACGTTGCCATTTTCGAATTTGGCAAAGACAACAACGAACCGATCGACGAGATCAACATGGGTAGCAGCGTTTACAGCACGCCAGTTGCCGCTAACGGAACCATTTTCATTAGCACCAAAGACAAGCTGTTCGCTATTACAGAGAACGAGTAG
- a CDS encoding outer membrane protein assembly factor BamB family protein, whose translation MMSTVVHADWPYWRGPAFDGTGRATGLPDNWDPKGGDDSNVLWKRDDIGGPCTPIVMNGKLYTIQRAEPNTPTEGERVVCLDAATGETLWENRYNVWLSDVPAERIGWSSVVGDPETGNVYALGSCDLFQCLDGSTGKTLWSIPLHEQFGMLSTYGGRTNFPVIHEDLVIIGGIIINWGEKAKPNHRLIGMDKKTGEVRWFSGTRDLPYDTTYSAPSIVTIDGQRQLILGTGDGAIWGFQPRTGRPLWHYDLSRRGIFATPLVVGDRVFASHSEENVAPNENVMGGVVGLRVSGTGADTKVTELWKQLEVVAGYSEPVLIGERLYLVDDRCKMWIFDAESGEPIVERKAFAGSRQRGAILHADNKIYVLTENGPWAVLKPTDDGFEVINKGRIRDMEFAGSPIVSDGRLYFPGSTTLFCVSTEQGTEQSINMSQSMGEETPVGKNTKVDWVQVVPAESIVRPGDEIQVKVNVFNSLGQALPTPRTIDLTVDGPGSVNGLTFTASQDAAHTAATITATVDGKQGEARIRIVPPLPWKFTFEGATDPPLSWVGARYRSIIRNVDGSDVLTKITTIPKGARSRAWMGQSDLADYTIAADVRGARMSQQLPDIGLTNNGYVLDLMGESQQLQIRTWSSQLRMAKSVDFKWDENTWYRMKFESRLESEPPAAVAVLRGKVWPRDEPEPKEWTVTARDESPNLTASPGLYGNAKVAEIYYDNIEVMENESSP comes from the coding sequence ATGATGTCGACGGTTGTTCACGCTGATTGGCCGTACTGGCGTGGCCCTGCCTTTGATGGCACCGGTCGGGCAACTGGTCTGCCAGATAACTGGGACCCCAAGGGCGGCGATGATAGCAACGTGTTGTGGAAGCGTGACGATATCGGTGGTCCCTGCACTCCAATCGTGATGAACGGAAAGCTGTACACGATTCAGCGCGCCGAACCCAACACACCCACCGAAGGCGAGCGAGTGGTTTGCCTGGATGCCGCCACGGGCGAAACCTTGTGGGAAAATCGCTACAACGTCTGGTTGTCAGACGTCCCCGCAGAGCGAATCGGCTGGAGCAGTGTCGTGGGCGACCCCGAAACGGGCAACGTTTATGCCTTAGGTTCGTGCGACCTCTTCCAATGCTTGGACGGATCCACCGGCAAGACGTTGTGGAGCATTCCTCTTCACGAACAGTTTGGAATGCTCAGCACCTATGGTGGTCGAACCAATTTTCCAGTGATTCACGAAGACCTCGTTATCATTGGCGGGATCATCATCAATTGGGGTGAAAAAGCGAAACCCAACCACCGTTTGATCGGCATGGACAAAAAGACCGGCGAAGTCCGGTGGTTCAGTGGCACTCGTGATTTGCCTTACGACACGACCTATTCGGCGCCCAGTATCGTCACCATCGACGGCCAGCGTCAGTTGATTCTGGGTACCGGTGACGGAGCAATTTGGGGATTCCAACCTCGCACCGGCCGACCGCTTTGGCATTATGACCTTTCCCGCCGCGGGATCTTTGCAACGCCGTTGGTAGTGGGCGATCGAGTCTTTGCTAGCCACAGCGAAGAAAACGTCGCTCCCAACGAAAACGTGATGGGCGGCGTTGTGGGACTGCGAGTTTCAGGAACCGGTGCTGACACCAAAGTGACCGAGCTTTGGAAGCAACTCGAAGTGGTCGCGGGATACAGCGAGCCAGTTCTTATTGGCGAACGTCTTTATCTGGTCGACGACCGTTGCAAGATGTGGATCTTCGACGCCGAATCGGGCGAACCCATTGTGGAACGAAAAGCGTTCGCCGGTAGTCGCCAACGCGGCGCGATTTTGCATGCCGATAACAAGATCTACGTGCTCACCGAAAATGGCCCTTGGGCAGTCTTGAAGCCAACCGACGACGGCTTTGAAGTCATCAACAAAGGTCGCATCCGCGATATGGAATTCGCCGGTTCGCCGATCGTTTCCGATGGACGACTTTACTTTCCTGGATCCACAACGCTTTTCTGCGTTTCGACCGAACAAGGGACTGAACAGTCGATCAACATGAGCCAATCAATGGGCGAAGAGACGCCTGTTGGTAAGAACACGAAAGTCGACTGGGTTCAAGTCGTTCCCGCCGAGTCAATCGTTCGACCGGGTGACGAGATCCAAGTGAAAGTGAATGTCTTCAACTCGCTCGGCCAAGCTCTACCGACGCCTCGCACCATCGACTTGACCGTTGACGGACCCGGCAGTGTTAACGGCCTGACCTTCACCGCATCCCAAGACGCCGCACACACCGCCGCCACGATTACGGCGACGGTCGATGGCAAACAAGGTGAAGCTCGAATTCGCATCGTTCCACCGTTGCCATGGAAGTTCACCTTTGAAGGTGCCACCGATCCACCGCTTTCGTGGGTGGGAGCGCGCTATCGAAGCATCATTCGTAACGTCGATGGTTCCGACGTGCTGACCAAGATCACCACCATTCCCAAGGGTGCTCGCAGCCGCGCCTGGATGGGACAAAGTGATTTGGCGGACTACACCATCGCCGCGGATGTTCGCGGGGCTCGAATGAGTCAGCAATTGCCCGACATTGGACTGACCAACAACGGATACGTGCTCGACCTGATGGGCGAGAGTCAACAATTGCAAATTCGCACTTGGTCGTCGCAGCTACGAATGGCGAAATCCGTTGACTTCAAATGGGACGAAAACACTTGGTACCGCATGAAGTTTGAATCGCGGCTCGAAAGTGAGCCGCCAGCAGCCGTGGCGGTATTGCGGGGTAAGGTTTGGCCTCGCGACGAACCCGAGCCCAAAGAATGGACCGTTACGGCCCGAGACGAATCGCCTAACCTGACCGCTAGCCCCGGTTTGTATGGCAACGCCAAAGTGGCCGAGATCTACTATGACAACATCGAAGTGATGGAGAACGAATCGTCGCCATAA
- a CDS encoding DMT family transporter: MIYFVAVLVGLAIGSLFGMQPSINGTLGASVEHPLQASLISFATGTFLLILICVATGTFPPRFVSSPGQLPWWIWTGGAIGVAVVTGTLVLAPRVGSLTLFVAFISGQVLTALVIDHFGWLGNPRIHASPMRLLGAGLLLAGLTVIVVSKKSESRAAGPDHLERSNEPSGIDKNHG; this comes from the coding sequence GTGATCTATTTCGTTGCGGTCTTGGTGGGTCTAGCCATCGGTTCGTTGTTCGGGATGCAACCGAGTATCAACGGAACGCTCGGTGCCTCCGTTGAACATCCCCTGCAAGCTTCGCTGATATCGTTTGCTACTGGCACGTTTCTGCTGATTTTGATTTGCGTTGCGACGGGCACCTTCCCGCCTCGCTTTGTCAGTTCGCCTGGGCAATTGCCCTGGTGGATTTGGACCGGTGGGGCGATTGGCGTTGCCGTGGTTACCGGAACCCTGGTTTTGGCACCCCGGGTTGGGTCGCTGACATTGTTCGTGGCCTTCATTTCGGGGCAGGTTTTGACGGCACTGGTCATCGACCATTTTGGCTGGCTGGGCAATCCGCGGATCCATGCCTCCCCAATGCGACTTCTCGGCGCGGGCCTCCTATTGGCGGGTTTGACCGTGATTGTGGTGTCCAAAAAGAGCGAAAGTCGGGCTGCAGGCCCCGATCACCTCGAAAGATCCAACGAACCGAGCGGAATTGATAAAAACCACGGTTGA